Below is a window of Zymoseptoria tritici IPO323 chromosome 9, whole genome shotgun sequence DNA.
TGTCGATGCCTCGCGGTCTCGCACGGGCGAATCGTTGCGGCTTTGATCAAGACCGTAAGTCACCTCATCGAATGCGCAACGAATCGATCTAACCAATTCGCAGGTCATCATCTATTCTTTCGAGTACGAAACGCCCAGCTCACCGGCCATGGTCAAGAAAGCAGCCTACCGCACTTCCACCGCACCCATCGACATGTGTGTCACCGGCGACATAATCGCAGTCACCGATTTGATGAAGTCAATGTCCCTCGTGCAGCATACTCTCGGCCAAGCCGGCGGGCCCGACAACCTGACCGAAGTCGCTCGCCATTTCGATACGCTGTGGGGAACAGCGGTGGCCAATGTGGACGAGAACATCTACCTCGAATCCGATGCCGAGGGCAATCTCGTCGTTCTCGAACACGACGTCAAAGGATTTAGCGAGGAGGATCGCAGACGACTTCGTGTGACGTCGGAAATTCTGCTCGGAGAAATGGTCAACCGCATTCGCCGGATCGATGTGTCGCCTACGCCCAACGCGACGGTCATTCCTCGAGCTTTCCTCGCCACTGTCGAGGGATCGATCTATCTCTTCGCGCTGATCGCAGAGGGCAAGCAGGACTTGTTGATTCGCATGCAGAACaagatggcggagatggtgCAGAGTCCGGGTCATGTTCCGTTCGCCAAGTTCAGAGGTTTCAAGACGCAGGTCAGGGAtatgggagaggagggaccGAGTCGATTTGTGGATGGCGAACTGATTGAGCGATTCCTGGATTGTGACGAGGATGTGCAGGCGGAGGTTGCAAAGGAGCTGGGTGGAGAcgtggaggagttgaagatCATGGTTGAGGGGTTGAAGAGGATTCATTgatgtggaggagttgaagaaTCGAACGGCAGAAATTATTGACTTGGATCCTTCCACGAAATCCTACCGACACATGAAGCACGACTGCGGCATCCTTCCAATATTCGACCCACCAAACTCGTTCACCGGAATCGATATGAAAGCTAAAAAAAATCGGCCCTGATCGACGCTCGGTTACACAGGATGCATACAGTGCATCTCGCATTCCACTAAGGCGGCATGGTGGAGCAGCCGAAAAGATAGAAATAGCATACACGATCATACAGGATTCCAGGTCCCAACGAAAGATGTCGGCCCAGATTGAACTCCCTCCACTGGTAGCAAGGCAAGTACACATAAAAGCTTCCTCCCAGCTCATTCACTAGTCGTTTCATCTCCCATCTTCCCCATCTTCCCAACTCCCATCTTCAATCATGTTGTCCTCCCTTCTCAGCCTCCTCGCTCTCAGCGCCTCCCTCATCTCCGCCGAAGAGAGCATCCCCTACAAGCTCAAAACCGAATCCGACAGCACATTCCTCTACATCACCCCCATCGACGACTGCAAATACAAAGTCTCCGCGACCGGCTACTCCGGCGCCGGCTCCAAATTCCACTGGACGGATACCCAGAACATCAACAACTCCACCATTGTGGCGACCGACTATGGTCCCAACGCCCTGCTGGACGTCTACGCCGTGCGACGCCCGGAGTCGTTGGGTATGGCGCAAGTTTTCGTGCGCACGAACATtagcgaggaggagaggacgtTTACGCAGCAGATCAGTATTGCCGACTCGCAGTTGAGGTATGGAGGGTATGAGGGGGTGCCTTATGTGTTTTTCTGTGAGTATTTGTATGGGTGATGGAGGTTTGGAGAGAGGGCTTGCTGACGGTGGATGAATTATAGTCTGCAACACGGAGGTGACGGATGATTTTGTGGATCTTCCTCATACGCTGTTCATCAGGAGGTCGGACATTTGCTTGCCAGAGGGATGCTGGGATACTGTGCTGGACCTTACCAGCCAGGGATTGAGAGGCAACTCGTAGATGATCGACATGGCGAGGATCCCGTGAGGCTGGTGAATACCAATGAGGCGCTCGGGATCATCGCTACATCCGTCTCGACAGTGGACGAAGCTCATCGTTCCTACCGCTTCTTGCTTCCAGCTTTGGACAGTGGTAATCATCCTGTACGGCAGTCAGACAATTTTCCAAGGCACCGTGTAAACATTTTCATTCGACTCATATGTACTACCACGCTTTCGCAGCGATGTGCGCGTCTCTTCGGATAGCATGACTGCCCTGTCAATTGTCCCGTGAAGAAATTGGTGCGACTTGACGGCACTTTGCAATGAAGAGTGGTCCATTTTACTACAATCAAGGCTGTTTCAACCACGTACTGTCACATCCATCTGCTATATACAAGTCGTATCTAACCAGGAGTGCTCGCGGCGTGAGCAACCATCTACTCTCCCTGTTCGCTGTGTCGAAAGTAAAatggtgcctgaggctccACTTGCTTAGTCATGACATTCACTCACACGCAACGTGCCTTCCTTTTATACATTCAACATCGGCCAACACGACCAGGACATCTATGCCTTGGACAGGTAGATGCTGCGCACCTGGCACCAGCCCTTGAGACCGGCCGTGCCGTTCTCACAGCCGACACCGGAGCCCTTGAAGCCTCCGAAGGGAACCTCCTGTAAAATTCGTTAGCAAGCTCATCCCACGACTCCACAACTACTCCAGGACATCAGGAAACTCACTGGGTGCTGCTGCATCATTGTGTTTGTCCTGTTGGCTTTTCATTAGCAATGCTCAAATAAAAAAGATTGAAATTAAGTCCAGAAATCGGCTGAGAAATATCTCGACCGCCACAGGTCTTTGTGCTTTCGAAGGAAGAACTTACCAAACAACACCGGCTTGCACTTGCCGTGCAAGCTTCTCAACGCGAGCGAGGTCCTTGCCGAAGATAGTAGCTCCAAGACCCCAGTCGGAGTCATTGACGCGGGTCAACACCTCCGCATCGTCCTTCCACTTCAACAGTGGCACGATTGGACCAAAAGGCTCCTCGCGAACAAGGCGAGAGTCCTCAGGTGGGTTGTTGACCAGCGTCAATGGCGCAAAGAAACCCTTTCCTTCCGGAATGGTGCCACCGGTAAGGAAATCGTGGCCATTCTTCTGCGAGTCGGCGAAGAATTCGGAGACCTTCTCGTACACCATACGGTTGTTGAGAGGACCGTACATGACTCCCTCGTCGGATCCAGGACCCACACCGGCGGACTTGGCCGCCTTGACGAGAGCGGCGGAAAGCTTGTCGAAGACGTCCTCGTGTACGTAGATGCGCTTCGCGGCGTGGCAGACTTGGCCGGAGTTGAAGAACGCGGAGAGCAAGATCGTAGGAGCGACCTCGTCGACATCCACGTCTGGCAACACAATGGAAGCGTCGTTGCCGCCGAGTTCGAGCGTGTAGCGCTTGAGCGTCGCGGAGCAGGACTTGGCTACGAGACGGCCGGTGGCAGTGGATCCGGTGAAGGAGATCTTGCGAATGTCGGGGTGTTCGGTAACCCATGGGCCGAGAGAGTCATCGCCCAGCACGATTTGGACGACACCAGCTGGGATGTGCTTGTTgaagagctcgacgacgcGGACGTCGCAGAGAGGTGTGAACGGAGAGGGCTTGATGATGATTGTGTTGCCGGTCAGGATGGCTGGGATGATTTTCCAGGTCATCAGGAGGACTGGGAAGTTCCATGGGACGATTCCTGCAGTCACGCCGAGTGGCACGTACTGCTCAATGGCCTTGAGGCTGTCGTCTTCCCACGCAACACGCTCTTCAATCTTCATCGATGGCATACGCTCGAACCACTCATTGACAAGAGCGACTTCGCCCTGAGCGAAAGGTGTGGCTTTACCCTGCTCGAGAACGAGCAACTCCGTCAAATCGGCGGCGAGCTCCTTGTAGTCTTTGCCTACAGCCTCGACAAGCTTGGCACGCTCTTCCCAGCTCGTCTTCGACCATGATTCGAACGCCTTCTGGGAGTGCTTGACGGCTTCGTCGAGGACCTCGCGGGTTGCGATTGGGACGGAGGCGAGCTTCTCCTCGGTTGCGGGGTTGATTACATCGAGGGTTTTGGCGTTGGAGGCATCGTAGGCCTTGCCGTTAATGATGTGGGAGAATGAACCTTGAAGGAGTTTGGCGGAAGGCATGATGGATACGGATGAGAGGGTATGATATGTTGTTTAAGGAGATGTGTAGCGAGGAGGACAGAAAGAAGATGGAAGTAAATAGACAAATAGCTTTGTCCTCGGCAGTACTTTTTTGGCGGGGCTGTCAAAAGCTGTCACTGTCATCATCGCGTGGTGGGGCCACGTGGTGGGGCATGGCATGGCGCCGGTGGCATTGGGAATGCGCCGACAGATGCTGCTTTGTGATGCTTCGTGCAAGACAGGAACATCCATGACTTGTGAGAGGTTGAGTTGTGCGGGATCGAGGAGGTGACGTCTAGAAGCGCTTGACCGCACGTGGCAATGGCATGGGAGCGTGGCTGACTAGGAGAATGCCTACAACAACGATACAATCAGTAAACCAGTGCGATGGTGACCCACTTAAACCATGTCACGTGCAAGGGTCCCTTGGCGTGATAGAAGCTAGCGGAAGGTGCGGCCCGCGTTAAGCGAGCTAATTAAATCAGTCTATTCGACCTTACTTAACGAACTCTATAATTATAAAGTAAAATCCGGGAAAGACTAGATAGCTAAAAATTTAGCTTAACTTCGCATCCTTACCGCTCTATAACTACTAACACTACTATCTCGAAACCGATCCTAATCGATTCGCCGGCATTAATAGCCCGTATAGCGACCCTTATAAGTAATTACCTTCTTATAGTAATACCGAAACGAGCCCGTAATCCGACTAATATCGTACTCTATTAGCGAGTCCTATACCTCTTAGATTTACTATCTATGCACCTCCTTAGTCGACGGTAATAGGTAGAAACGATTTAGACGGTATTTTATTATAGCCTATACGTTCTCGATTAGATTAAGGTCTTATTACGGATATAGCGGCTAGCCTTAGTAGCCGGACGTATACTTCTTTCTAGAACGTAGATAGACAGATATACTAAATTAGCTTTCTAATACTTATCTTCCGTACTTACCCTCCGGACTTAATAATTAGTAGCTAAGAACGCTTCGATCTCGAATCTTATTCGAAAGAACGTATACTACTCGGACGAATAAGTTTTAAGCCCTCCTCGGAGAAGATTATTAACCCCCGGGCGCGCGACTAGGATCCCCGGTCGTATCCCTATAAGATAGCTCTTACGCTTATATAACTAGAAGACCTTACGAGAGGTATACGAACGAATACTATTATCCTTAAATATTCCGTATAAACTAACCTTATAAGCGCGTCCGTACTTAGCTAGCTCCCTCGGATAAGGAGAGCGGACTTATACATCCCTTCTACCTTCTAGGAAACGACTATTAACACCGTATCCGAACCTCCTATAGGAACGCTATACTAAGCCTACCTATCGTAGCTACCTAGTACTCGTAGCTATCGGACGAGGACATCGAACTCGTATACTACTTCCGTTACTTCGTAGGAGAAGAGAACCGTTCTCGCCTCGTTACTAAGAAGTTCCTATAGTTAGCCGTACTTATAAGAGAAGTTACTCGGTTATACCCTATACCGAActtatatatacctactagGGTAATAGTACTAGATAATATACCTAGCCTTAGCTTCCCGAACAACTAGGTAGTCGATAAGTCGGATATAACCCGCGTAGTAAAGGTATTCGTCTCCGGTACGACTAGAGCGGGCATCGCGCTATAGATAGACGTAGAAGCTAACCTTTCGAGCGATACTATAGCCGCTATAGTCCTTTACCGCGAACCGGACGGTATAGCCGGACCTACTCTACCTTAGAGCCTAGTCGCTTACgtactagtactagtataGAACCTAGTCGCTCGCGAACTAGCTCCGCTAGCGAATACGGCGGTAGCTCTAAGAGCTAGACctattatagtagtagaacgTAGAGTATAGAGAGCCTTACGCGAACTTAGAGAACGCCCGCTAGTCCGAACGTAGGCTCTAGTTAACCGTAGACCGCTACGTAGGCTAAACCCGCTAGCCCGATAGGCTCGATAGCGCTTAGCTAGTCCGAGGCCGCGGCTACCCTTTCGTTAGCTAACgcccttatagtagtagaacCGCTTATTAGAGACATCTATACCGATACCCTTACCTCTAAACTCTCCCGAGCTCCCGGCTAAAGGGGAACCTAAGGAACTCGTACCGAATATACTAAACGTACCTAACGTACTAAGCGTACTACGTAGACTAACTCCGGAACTACTAACGCCGATTATAGACCGGGACGGTAACGTAGAGGAGATACCTCGTCTATATATTCCTATTTAGCGTAAAGTACCTCCGCGGTACTAATAAGTCCTACTAGACGCCCTATAAGCTTGCCGCTAGGCCGACcgtagaggctactaacGTTAGGAGAGCCTAGTAGTACCCTAACGCGAACAGACTCCTAAGGTACCGGACTTAGACGTCCTAGAGGAACTTACTCCGGAGGAACTTCGACAACTTATacgatatatatataataactAGGTACGCGAACCGGAAGTACTAGACTAGTATTAGGCCTAGTATCGAGCCGAACTAGAGTAGCCTCGAGcctagtaagagtaagaggATAAAGACTATATTAAGCGTACGGAGCGGAGACGTATCGTAGTAGAACGCCTTAAGCGCGGTAGGTATAAGAGACTCGTAATAGCCGGTCTCGGACCTCGTATATCGGGTACTATTCTAGACGACCTACGTAGTCTACGACGTAATAGAGTAGTCGATAGCTACTATCCCTCGTACCGTAACTCGAGTAGTAAGCTATCGTCTCGCCGTAGACGTAAATATAAGAAAGATAAGCGtagtaagaagaagagacgATCGCTAAGCTCTTCGGACTCGGACGCGTTAGACGATTCTTTAGATTTATCGGATAGGAGTATTAACCTCCGATCTATACGCTTACGCCGCCGCGAATACTATAGTCGCTTATAACATCGCGATAGCTATTACGATCGCCGGTTACGATCTAGATCCCGCTTAGTCTTATACGATAGGTATTATAAGGTTAAGTACTTTAATCTA
It encodes the following:
- a CDS encoding uncharacterized protein (No reliable hits with protein databases, neither with hypothetical (not significant). Probable M graminicola specific protein (novel gene). unknown function.), with protein sequence MLSSLLSLLALSASLISAEESIPYKLKTESDSTFLYITPIDDCKYKVSATGYSGAGSKFHWTDTQNINNSTIVATDYGPNALLDVYAVRRPESLGMAQVFVRTNISEEERTFTQQISIADSQLRYGGYEGVPYVFFFCNTEVTDDFVDLPHTLFIRRSDICLPEGCWDTVLDLTSQGLRGNS